The Desulfomonilaceae bacterium genome includes a region encoding these proteins:
- the metW gene encoding methionine biosynthesis protein MetW: MFEQTAEIRTPFHEFEVGFNIIIDLITPGTRVLDLGCGSGTLLARLRDEKDVEGCGVELDQEKVIRCTERGIRVMTLDLDHGLEGFPDLSYEYVVLSRTLQQLINPERLVREMLRVGSKSIIALPNFGHWKITLEYLLKGRTPIVRTFPHPWYNTPDIHRITISDFRQFIQDIGGKIEKEFFISKDTPKTDIFCPNFRSQWGCFQISAH; the protein is encoded by the coding sequence GTGTTTGAACAGACCGCAGAAATCCGGACCCCATTTCACGAATTTGAGGTCGGGTTCAATATCATCATAGACTTGATTACGCCTGGGACCAGGGTTCTGGATTTGGGTTGTGGTTCAGGGACACTGTTGGCAAGGCTACGTGATGAAAAGGACGTAGAAGGATGCGGTGTTGAACTGGACCAGGAAAAGGTAATTAGATGTACCGAGAGAGGTATAAGAGTTATGACTCTTGACCTCGACCATGGGCTGGAAGGATTCCCTGATTTGAGTTATGAGTATGTTGTTTTAAGCCGAACCCTCCAACAGCTAATCAATCCGGAACGGCTGGTCCGGGAAATGTTGAGAGTGGGATCGAAATCCATTATAGCGCTGCCCAATTTTGGGCACTGGAAAATCACTCTTGAATACCTGCTGAAGGGTAGGACGCCGATAGTAAGAACCTTTCCACACCCCTGGTACAATACTCCGGATATTCATAGAATTACCATCAGTGACTTCCGCCAATTTATCCAGGACATCGGTGGAAAGATTGAGAAAGAATTCTTCATAAGCAAGGATACACCAAAAACGGACATTTTCTGCCCCAATTTTCGAAGTCAATGGGGCTGTTTTCAAATCTCCGCTCATTAG
- a CDS encoding histone-lysine N-methyltransferase produces MATWDPKRGVLYHEFNKFSKERFLREVEKPNLLRNIFPYTEVPKIDFDFAMIPINPAKNFLMTDTTFRDGQQARPPFTVEQISRLFDFLHRLSGPRGIIRQSEFFLYTKKDREAVEVCRKKGYQYPQITGWIRAQKKDLSHVRAAGLTETGILTSVSDYHIFLKMGLDRRKAMEKYLDMVRTTIEKGIAPRCHFEDITRADIYGFCVPLAQKIMEIREESGVEIKIRLCDTMGFGVTFPGSALPRSVPKLIRSMIDDANVPEDLLEWHGHNDFHKGLTNAVSAWLYGCSVVNGTLLGIGERTGNTPLEALIIEYMSLRGHPDGMDPRVISEVAEYFEMELGHKVPDNYPLVGKSFNTTSAGVHADGVLKNEEIYNIFDTATILGKPPLVNITDKSGLAGIAHWINTKLVVPKEEWVDKNHPAISRIYDIVMEQYENGRVTAMSDKEMLALVKRHLPELFISDWDRMKLIAREMASKIVERFISSTPMTTMDVKTMEKAMHDFLRKYPFIQYCYVVNMEGQKITANVTDIADKSKFVEFKDNEDFSDRSWFIMPVKDGKTHVLGPFTSRITGALCLTVSGPIRDKNHKMVGVLGSDIRLEELLKIEKELMEEHGLEFTENDIRKLTKKYRD; encoded by the coding sequence ATGGCCACATGGGATCCTAAAAGAGGCGTGCTATATCACGAATTCAACAAGTTCAGCAAAGAGAGGTTCCTTCGCGAAGTCGAGAAACCGAACCTATTGAGGAATATATTCCCATACACTGAAGTGCCGAAGATCGATTTCGATTTTGCCATGATTCCGATAAATCCGGCGAAGAACTTCCTCATGACCGATACCACATTCAGGGACGGTCAGCAGGCCAGGCCTCCTTTCACTGTTGAACAGATTTCGAGACTTTTCGACTTTCTCCATAGACTCTCCGGACCGAGGGGAATAATCAGACAGTCCGAATTCTTTCTCTATACGAAAAAGGATAGGGAAGCCGTAGAGGTCTGTCGTAAAAAGGGCTATCAGTATCCCCAAATAACGGGGTGGATCAGGGCTCAGAAAAAGGACCTGAGCCACGTTAGAGCTGCGGGGCTTACAGAAACCGGCATTCTGACGTCGGTTTCCGACTACCACATCTTCCTCAAGATGGGGCTGGATCGACGCAAAGCCATGGAAAAATATCTTGATATGGTGCGGACTACAATCGAAAAGGGAATTGCTCCACGATGCCATTTCGAGGACATAACCAGGGCCGATATCTACGGATTCTGCGTCCCCTTGGCGCAAAAGATCATGGAAATCAGAGAAGAGTCCGGGGTCGAAATCAAGATTCGGTTGTGCGACACCATGGGTTTTGGAGTCACATTCCCGGGGTCAGCTCTTCCGCGCAGTGTGCCAAAGCTTATTCGCTCCATGATTGACGATGCGAATGTTCCTGAAGATCTGCTGGAATGGCATGGTCACAATGATTTTCATAAAGGCCTCACAAACGCTGTATCCGCTTGGCTGTACGGGTGTTCAGTCGTCAACGGGACCCTTCTTGGAATAGGGGAACGAACAGGCAACACACCGCTAGAAGCTTTAATAATTGAGTATATGTCGCTTAGGGGTCATCCGGACGGTATGGATCCACGAGTAATATCTGAAGTGGCCGAATATTTTGAAATGGAACTAGGTCATAAAGTCCCGGATAATTACCCGCTAGTCGGGAAATCGTTTAATACGACCAGCGCGGGAGTTCACGCTGACGGGGTGCTCAAGAACGAAGAGATCTACAACATATTCGACACCGCAACCATTCTTGGAAAGCCACCGCTTGTCAACATTACCGACAAATCCGGCCTGGCTGGTATCGCTCATTGGATCAACACCAAACTGGTAGTACCCAAGGAAGAATGGGTTGACAAGAACCACCCTGCCATTTCCCGGATTTACGACATCGTGATGGAGCAGTATGAAAACGGCAGGGTGACAGCAATGTCGGATAAGGAGATGCTCGCCCTTGTTAAACGACACCTTCCGGAATTGTTTATTTCGGATTGGGATCGAATGAAGCTTATAGCAAGGGAGATGGCGTCCAAGATCGTCGAGAGATTCATATCTTCCACCCCAATGACAACCATGGATGTAAAAACCATGGAAAAGGCCATGCACGACTTTCTCAGGAAATATCCTTTCATACAATATTGTTACGTCGTGAACATGGAAGGGCAAAAGATTACCGCTAACGTCACCGACATAGCTGACAAATCCAAATTTGTCGAGTTTAAGGATAATGAAGACTTCTCTGACAGGTCATGGTTTATAATGCCGGTCAAAGACGGCAAGACCCATGTCCTGGGCCCTTTCACCTCCAGAATAACCGGGGCCCTTTGCCTTACTGTTTCCGGCCCGATTAGAGACAAAAACCACAAGATGGTTGGCGTACTTGGGTCCGATATAAGATTGGAAGAGCTGCTAAAGATCGAAAAAGAACTCATGGAAGAGCATGGCCTGGAGTTTACAGAAAACGATATCAGAAAATTGACAAAAAAGTACCGAGATTAG
- the aspS gene encoding aspartate--tRNA ligase yields MLQALDGWKRSHLSQELSDADVGKRVILMGWIMRRRDHGGVIFIDLRDRNGLVQLVFNPEFCLESHGRAHNLRPEWVIAVSGEVRLRPDESINLDLATGKIEVFVDELRTLNFSDPPPFPLDEETNPTDAIRYKYRYLDLRKQSGARENLMFRHRLNSQIRNFLNSEDFVEIETPFLTTSTPEGARDYLVPSRLSAGSFYALPQSPQLFKQLLMVAGFERYYQIVRCFRDEDLRADRQPEFTQLDIETSFIEEQALFSIMERMIKGVFQDLLGADLPTPFPKVSYKEAVLRYGLDKPDVRFGLELKEITSVLQGTQFGVFRNAMDNGGLVKALNVEDGSKLSRKELDDLRDFATIYGGKGVAYARIKESGQWQSPIAKFLSDKEKLDINTVVGANTGSVILFAADSTKIVNDVLGNLRNQLGAKLGLIPAGEFKFVWITEFPMFEYDEDEKRFKAMHHPFTSPMQEDLAFLETDPGSVRSRAYDLVLNGSEIGGGSMRIFRSDVQQRVFKALGIDSEQAEQKFGFLLEALRYGAPPHGGIAFGMDRLTAILTGSESIRDVIAFPKTQRATCPLTGAPTPVSPDQLKELGLSVVKTKN; encoded by the coding sequence ATGTTACAAGCTTTGGACGGGTGGAAACGATCCCATCTTTCTCAAGAATTGTCTGATGCGGATGTAGGCAAGCGTGTCATTCTGATGGGATGGATTATGAGACGACGCGATCACGGCGGCGTAATATTTATTGACTTGAGAGATCGGAATGGCTTGGTCCAACTTGTCTTCAACCCTGAATTTTGTCTGGAATCCCACGGACGCGCCCACAATCTCAGACCTGAATGGGTCATTGCCGTAAGTGGCGAAGTTCGTCTTCGCCCGGACGAATCAATAAACCTCGATCTCGCAACAGGTAAAATCGAAGTTTTTGTGGACGAACTCAGGACTCTGAACTTCTCTGATCCCCCACCCTTCCCTTTAGACGAGGAAACAAACCCTACGGACGCCATCAGATACAAATATCGATATCTCGATTTGAGAAAACAGTCAGGAGCAAGAGAAAATCTCATGTTCCGCCATCGTCTCAATTCTCAAATCAGAAATTTTTTGAACTCTGAAGATTTTGTCGAAATCGAAACACCCTTCCTGACCACTAGTACTCCAGAAGGAGCAAGAGATTATCTGGTTCCCAGCAGGTTGAGCGCCGGTAGTTTTTACGCCCTACCCCAATCGCCCCAGCTATTTAAACAGCTATTGATGGTGGCCGGGTTTGAGCGCTATTACCAAATAGTGCGCTGCTTCAGAGACGAAGACTTGAGGGCCGACAGGCAACCGGAGTTCACCCAGTTGGATATCGAAACTTCCTTTATAGAGGAACAGGCCCTGTTCTCAATTATGGAAAGAATGATAAAGGGTGTGTTCCAGGATCTTCTTGGCGCTGATCTGCCCACCCCGTTTCCCAAGGTTAGCTACAAGGAAGCCGTGCTACGATATGGCCTAGATAAACCTGATGTGAGATTTGGGCTCGAATTGAAGGAAATTACATCCGTTCTTCAGGGAACTCAATTTGGGGTTTTCCGAAACGCTATGGATAACGGAGGCCTAGTTAAGGCTCTCAATGTGGAAGACGGCTCCAAACTTTCCAGGAAAGAGCTTGATGATTTGAGGGATTTCGCAACTATCTACGGAGGCAAGGGAGTGGCTTACGCCAGGATCAAAGAATCCGGACAATGGCAATCCCCTATAGCCAAGTTTCTGTCTGACAAGGAAAAATTGGACATTAACACCGTAGTTGGGGCAAACACTGGCTCAGTAATTCTCTTTGCAGCGGATTCGACGAAAATAGTCAACGATGTGCTTGGTAATTTGCGCAATCAGCTTGGCGCAAAATTGGGGCTTATTCCGGCCGGGGAATTCAAATTCGTTTGGATAACGGAATTCCCCATGTTTGAATACGATGAAGATGAGAAGCGTTTCAAAGCGATGCACCACCCTTTCACCTCTCCTATGCAAGAGGACCTGGCCTTTCTCGAAACGGATCCGGGTTCAGTAAGATCCCGAGCCTATGATCTTGTGCTTAACGGATCAGAAATAGGCGGAGGCAGTATGCGGATTTTTAGAAGCGACGTTCAACAGCGAGTTTTTAAGGCTCTGGGGATTGATTCTGAACAGGCAGAGCAAAAATTCGGATTCCTGTTGGAGGCTTTAAGATACGGCGCTCCGCCCCACGGAGGGATCGCTTTTGGAATGGACCGGCTGACCGCTATTCTTACCGGATCGGAATCAATTCGTGACGTCATAGCGTTTCCAAAGACGCAGAGAGCCACCTGTCCACTTACGGGCGCTCCAACTCCGGTAAGCCCCGACCAGCTAAAAGAATTAGGGTTAAGTGTTGTCAAGACAAAGAATTAG
- a CDS encoding homoserine O-acetyltransferase: MDQIGIVSTQYIQLDGLKLESGVSLGSITVAYETYGLLNAQADNAVLVVHALSGDAHAAGVDEDGRVGWWDGMIGPGKGIDTNKYFVICSNCLGGCKGTTGPTSVNPVTGGPYRRSFPLITIGDMVNVQVMLVERLGIRKLHTVIGGSMGGMEALDWACRFGDRLRSAVVIAATARLSPQGIAFNWVGRNAIYSDPASTERHGDYSEGVQKSGRGLAVARMIGHITYLSEETMQVKFGRKMALRDMDGTTYSLGESEGLDGEFEIESYLKHKGSTFMERFDEDSYIIITKAIDYFDLVREYGDLVNAFRNITAKMLVISFTSDWLYPTSMSLAIVRALQAAKKHVSFVEVDLPYGHDSFLVPQGMPNLTRIVRGFLKGV; this comes from the coding sequence GTGGATCAGATTGGAATAGTTTCTACCCAGTACATCCAACTGGATGGTTTGAAGCTTGAGTCCGGTGTTTCCCTGGGCTCCATCACAGTGGCCTATGAAACCTACGGCCTGTTGAACGCTCAAGCTGATAACGCGGTGCTAGTTGTTCATGCGCTCTCCGGAGACGCCCATGCCGCAGGGGTGGACGAGGACGGCCGCGTGGGCTGGTGGGACGGTATGATAGGTCCAGGAAAGGGTATTGATACCAACAAATATTTTGTCATTTGCTCCAACTGTTTAGGGGGTTGCAAGGGAACCACCGGTCCAACGAGCGTCAATCCTGTCACGGGTGGACCTTACCGGCGTTCATTCCCTCTTATCACTATTGGTGACATGGTAAACGTGCAGGTAATGCTTGTGGAAAGGCTTGGTATCCGCAAATTGCACACCGTTATCGGTGGGTCGATGGGTGGAATGGAGGCATTGGATTGGGCTTGTCGCTTTGGAGACAGACTCAGGTCCGCTGTCGTGATCGCTGCCACTGCCCGTCTTTCTCCCCAAGGCATTGCCTTCAACTGGGTAGGAAGAAACGCCATATACTCGGACCCCGCCTCCACAGAGAGACATGGCGATTATTCAGAGGGAGTGCAAAAATCGGGACGGGGCCTTGCGGTGGCAAGAATGATCGGCCACATAACTTACCTGTCGGAAGAAACCATGCAGGTCAAGTTTGGACGAAAAATGGCGCTTCGCGACATGGATGGAACCACTTACAGTCTCGGAGAAAGCGAAGGTCTTGATGGAGAATTCGAGATCGAGTCCTACCTTAAACATAAGGGCAGCACCTTTATGGAAAGGTTCGACGAAGACTCTTACATTATCATTACCAAAGCAATTGATTATTTTGATCTCGTTCGCGAATATGGTGACTTGGTAAACGCTTTTAGGAACATAACAGCGAAGATGCTCGTGATATCGTTTACATCTGATTGGCTTTACCCAACATCGATGTCTCTGGCCATCGTCAGGGCCCTGCAGGCCGCCAAGAAACATGTTTCATTCGTAGAGGTGGATTTACCTTACGGACACGATTCATTCCTGGTCCCTCAGGGTATGCCTAACCTAACAAGAATAGTAAGAGGTTTTTTGAAGGGTGTTTGA
- a CDS encoding inverse autotransporter beta domain-containing protein, with amino-acid sequence MSKHVNQTPDTTSPILLRHLIFSWSIRTIVPLVMFMLTFCFVGPGLAQLNNSTRDLKPLLRETWRDVTSLLKPAQPLLEPRSFLDESPEIKTAQFTYGMLDGILPSIPNLQAGYLYSFGKDYSLGRFVGDIFVPLNLKWSDTFFGQGHVEFQDFWQVPGSFPQHRVDLSFGGGYRKLMNPNIMVGFNGFYDSTRILGQWWSAGGVGAEMAALLPNKDVVDLNFNYYGNLFRGPHYLDGELIAGPANMDFEAGYTTSLFDNSHDLRFKLNIYNYDVRYSVYGVRGGVDFKPWSGALILRYEVGRDQIYGSYETVGGFVNIPLNLDGFLTGKLPFVQAGGPVDDRRLGNGFHASPTPDGIYPTPLNTEPNPLRKLMDEPVHRQFASHAVSTESVEGSEPAPTTFVALGDAEVVFTLYPKYSAAMLNNIKPSTIQVSATVTSRGKVDITAMRLYIKDTGIVWSLPMPDWTIAMGNSYSYNLSPSEIDNLWSALSQSPDRTISEVRFNQLNGSNLQNLNISLTITQSVVSKKSTETK; translated from the coding sequence ATGTCAAAACATGTAAACCAAACGCCAGATACAACAAGTCCCATTTTGTTGAGACACTTGATCTTTTCCTGGTCGATCAGGACTATAGTCCCGCTTGTTATGTTCATGCTGACATTCTGTTTTGTAGGGCCAGGTCTTGCCCAGCTCAATAATTCGACCCGGGACTTGAAACCATTGCTCCGGGAAACGTGGCGCGACGTAACATCTTTGCTCAAACCGGCCCAACCTCTCTTGGAGCCGAGGAGCTTTCTCGATGAGTCTCCAGAGATAAAAACAGCGCAGTTCACCTATGGGATGCTGGATGGGATACTCCCTTCTATTCCCAATTTGCAGGCCGGCTATCTCTACAGTTTTGGTAAAGACTACAGCCTCGGCCGCTTTGTAGGAGACATTTTTGTTCCCCTTAACCTCAAATGGTCCGACACCTTTTTTGGTCAGGGCCATGTTGAGTTTCAGGACTTTTGGCAGGTTCCCGGCTCTTTTCCTCAACACAGAGTTGATCTATCCTTTGGGGGAGGATATCGGAAGTTGATGAATCCGAACATAATGGTCGGATTTAACGGCTTTTATGACTCGACACGCATATTGGGCCAATGGTGGTCAGCGGGTGGAGTGGGAGCCGAAATGGCGGCTTTATTGCCAAACAAGGACGTTGTTGACCTGAACTTCAATTACTACGGTAACCTTTTCAGGGGACCGCACTATCTTGATGGGGAGCTGATTGCCGGACCCGCTAACATGGATTTTGAGGCTGGGTACACAACATCTCTTTTCGACAATTCCCACGATTTGCGCTTCAAGCTCAACATTTACAATTATGACGTACGTTACAGTGTCTATGGAGTCCGGGGCGGCGTTGATTTTAAGCCCTGGAGCGGGGCATTGATCCTTAGATATGAAGTCGGGCGGGACCAGATCTATGGATCCTACGAAACAGTGGGCGGCTTTGTAAATATTCCTTTGAATCTGGATGGATTTCTGACCGGAAAGCTTCCGTTTGTACAGGCCGGTGGTCCTGTTGACGACAGGCGCCTTGGCAACGGATTCCACGCTTCTCCGACTCCCGACGGAATATACCCTACCCCTCTAAATACTGAACCCAACCCACTGAGAAAACTTATGGACGAACCAGTGCACAGACAATTCGCTTCCCACGCCGTCTCAACAGAGTCTGTTGAGGGGTCTGAGCCCGCTCCAACCACTTTCGTGGCTCTCGGGGACGCGGAGGTTGTCTTTACCCTGTATCCAAAATATTCAGCCGCCATGCTTAACAACATCAAGCCTTCCACGATACAGGTGTCAGCGACTGTGACCTCTCGCGGGAAGGTAGACATAACGGCCATGAGGCTGTACATAAAGGATACGGGAATAGTTTGGTCACTGCCCATGCCGGACTGGACCATAGCAATGGGGAACAGTTACTCTTACAATTTAAGTCCGTCCGAGATAGACAACCTTTGGTCAGCCCTGTCTCAGAGCCCTGACCGGACAATATCCGAGGTGAGATTCAATCAATTAAACGGATCAAATCTTCAAAACCTGAACATTTCACTTACAATTACGCAGAGCGTCGTTTCAAAAAAATCTACCGAAACCAAATAG
- a CDS encoding flavodoxin family protein — protein sequence MVKVVGLIGSPRKLGNSELIVKEISRNIPEKHELVLVNLTKMDLKPCTGCYQCLFKQGRCSLNDNMSTVIDELSDANGLILAAPTYFLGPYGIVKIFTDRALMFLARMEEFYGKPAVTVALAGIAGGDGYSPMALASAAFCMGFDVKDQGLVHAALPGEAVLSEKNKSIAAHLGRVLLDPDYVRRPKAHECNLCSGNAFKFLNNDEIECLTCHNRGKTKWPNETPHLEIAPDSHNILGDLEARLAHRSWLMGMKDKFKERKAILKDVSIGYSNEGRWVHKKGEE from the coding sequence ATGGTGAAGGTTGTTGGCCTGATAGGATCGCCCAGGAAATTGGGGAACAGCGAACTGATTGTTAAGGAGATAAGCCGCAATATCCCTGAAAAACATGAATTAGTATTGGTGAATCTTACCAAGATGGACCTGAAGCCTTGCACAGGTTGTTATCAATGTCTGTTCAAGCAAGGGAGATGCTCCTTGAACGACAATATGTCAACAGTGATTGATGAGTTGAGTGATGCGAATGGTCTGATTCTTGCGGCGCCGACCTACTTCTTGGGTCCTTACGGCATCGTAAAGATATTTACAGACCGTGCCCTCATGTTCTTGGCGAGGATGGAAGAATTTTACGGCAAGCCGGCAGTAACAGTCGCTTTGGCAGGCATAGCAGGTGGGGACGGTTATAGCCCCATGGCGCTCGCCTCAGCAGCATTTTGTATGGGTTTCGACGTCAAGGATCAAGGGTTGGTTCATGCCGCTCTTCCTGGAGAAGCGGTTTTAAGTGAGAAGAATAAATCCATCGCAGCTCACTTGGGCAGGGTTCTTCTAGACCCGGATTATGTTAGAAGACCAAAAGCTCATGAATGTAACCTCTGTTCTGGAAACGCCTTCAAATTTCTTAACAATGATGAGATTGAATGCCTCACCTGTCATAATCGTGGCAAAACAAAATGGCCCAACGAGACTCCTCATTTAGAGATTGCGCCCGATTCACACAATATCCTTGGAGACTTGGAAGCCAGATTGGCTCATCGTTCCTGGCTCATGGGGATGAAAGACAAGTTCAAAGAAAGGAAGGCGATCTTGAAAGACGTTTCTATCGGATATTCGAATGAGGGAAGGTGGGTTCATAAAAAAGGTGAGGAATAA
- the hisS gene encoding histidine--tRNA ligase encodes MINLIKGFHDILPDQTSKWAFIVDTARSVLQRFGFREIVTPIMEKSELFQRGIGQSTDIVEKEMYTFTDISGDSLSLRPEATAGILRSVVEHSLLKHEPVLKVFSIGPMFRRERPSKGRFRQFFQINAEVLGDDSHLTDAETVFAASSIFQELGAENFSVEINSVGCKKCRAQYRSELKKYLQPSLNKLCPDCQRRFDTNPLRILDCKEPECAIISRDAPLISDWLDTECQDHFQRTLGALNRIGVKYRQEPRLVRGLDYYSRTAFEFVHSQLGRTKAIGGGGRYDSLIGELGGPDVSGIGFGIGIERLAMNLPDENPVFRRQIDVFVATIGSGARDISFDLVNQLRNKGFSVETRYSDMSLKAQMKTADRIGAQWVIMMGDNELAQGMVTVRNMKTKEQRLVELTGVEQAVQGEIA; translated from the coding sequence ATGATAAATCTAATTAAAGGCTTTCACGATATCCTGCCCGATCAAACCTCCAAATGGGCTTTCATTGTGGATACGGCTCGGTCCGTTCTGCAGAGGTTCGGATTTCGCGAAATCGTCACTCCGATCATGGAAAAATCGGAACTGTTTCAGAGAGGTATTGGTCAATCCACAGATATTGTGGAAAAAGAGATGTATACCTTTACTGATATCAGCGGCGATTCACTCAGCCTGCGACCTGAAGCGACAGCCGGGATCTTACGCTCGGTCGTAGAACATTCTCTCTTGAAACATGAGCCTGTGCTCAAGGTCTTCTCCATTGGCCCCATGTTCCGTCGAGAAAGACCTTCAAAGGGCCGATTTCGTCAGTTTTTTCAAATCAACGCCGAAGTCCTCGGAGATGACTCACATCTAACCGACGCGGAAACCGTTTTCGCTGCTTCTTCAATTTTTCAGGAACTTGGGGCTGAAAACTTTTCTGTAGAAATCAATTCGGTTGGCTGCAAAAAATGTAGGGCTCAGTATCGGTCGGAACTCAAAAAATATCTCCAGCCTTCATTGAATAAACTCTGTCCTGACTGTCAGAGACGGTTTGATACTAACCCCCTCAGAATTTTAGATTGCAAAGAACCTGAATGCGCTATCATAAGTCGTGACGCTCCATTGATAAGTGACTGGCTTGACACGGAGTGTCAGGATCATTTTCAAAGGACGCTTGGGGCATTGAACAGGATCGGCGTGAAATACCGCCAGGAGCCTCGTCTGGTAAGAGGTCTTGACTACTACTCTAGAACAGCCTTTGAATTTGTGCACTCACAACTGGGACGCACTAAAGCTATCGGAGGCGGAGGCCGCTACGACTCACTTATCGGGGAACTTGGGGGCCCGGATGTTTCAGGCATTGGTTTTGGCATTGGTATCGAGCGCTTGGCCATGAACTTGCCAGATGAAAATCCGGTATTCCGGAGACAAATTGACGTTTTCGTCGCTACCATAGGTTCCGGCGCACGAGACATTTCTTTCGATCTCGTCAATCAGTTGAGGAATAAGGGTTTTTCAGTTGAGACCCGGTATTCAGATATGAGTCTGAAGGCTCAAATGAAGACTGCGGACAGAATTGGCGCTCAATGGGTGATCATGATGGGTGACAATGAACTGGCCCAGGGAATGGTCACAGTTCGAAACATGAAAACCAAGGAACAGCGCCTGGTTGAACTGACAGGCGTCGAACAAGCGGTTCAAGGAGAAATAGCCTGA